The Fortiea contorta PCC 7126 genome has a segment encoding these proteins:
- a CDS encoding thioredoxin family protein gives MVLSVSERTFTQEVLESPIPVLVNFEAPWCGLCRIIHPLLLQFKAQCGEQIKLVSVNADQNFKLSTTYRLKSLPTLLLIENGAIQHRLESFRGRDDLSLALEEIKISYNNRSKAYNGPKTLDLGCRTA, from the coding sequence ATGGTGTTGTCGGTTAGTGAGCGGACATTTACTCAAGAAGTTTTAGAATCTCCTATTCCCGTTTTGGTTAATTTTGAAGCGCCTTGGTGCGGCTTGTGCCGGATCATTCATCCATTACTGTTGCAATTTAAAGCCCAGTGCGGAGAGCAAATTAAATTAGTCAGCGTTAATGCTGATCAAAATTTCAAACTGTCTACCACTTATCGACTAAAGTCACTGCCAACTTTACTGTTGATTGAAAATGGCGCAATCCAGCATCGACTGGAAAGTTTCCGTGGTAGAGACGATTTAAGTCTGGCTCTAGAAGAAATCAAAATTAGCTATAACAACCGCTCTAAAGCCTACAATGGGCCAAAAACCTTAGATTTAGGTTGCCGAACAGCATAA
- a CDS encoding NnrU family protein produces MLISWFTPSHFVILGLQIAFAIAHSGGAALRPWAEKRIGPRLYRIFFALVSLPLAVILIIYFFNHRYDGWQLWQVQDVPGVQIIVWVLSAISFLFLYPATFNLLEIAAIQKPQVHLFETGIMRVSRHPQMVGQIIWCVAHTLWIGTSFTLITSIGLVLHHLFGVWHGDHRLQQRYGEAFTLVKQRTSIIPFQAIIDGRQSLKWVEFLRPAYLGVAIFVGLLWWLHPLLLVATNKISW; encoded by the coding sequence ATGTTGATTTCTTGGTTTACCCCCAGTCATTTTGTCATATTGGGGTTACAAATAGCTTTTGCGATCGCTCACAGTGGAGGTGCCGCTCTGCGTCCTTGGGCAGAAAAACGCATTGGGCCAAGGCTTTATCGCATTTTTTTTGCATTAGTCAGTCTGCCATTGGCTGTAATCTTAATTATTTACTTTTTTAACCACCGTTATGATGGCTGGCAACTTTGGCAGGTACAAGACGTACCAGGAGTGCAAATTATAGTTTGGGTGCTGTCAGCGATTTCATTTTTGTTTTTGTATCCTGCCACCTTCAATCTACTAGAAATTGCTGCTATTCAAAAGCCTCAAGTCCATCTTTTTGAGACGGGAATTATGCGTGTTTCCCGCCACCCACAAATGGTAGGACAAATAATTTGGTGTGTTGCCCATACTCTGTGGATCGGTACTAGTTTTACCTTGATTACTTCCATCGGCTTAGTATTGCACCACTTGTTTGGAGTTTGGCACGGGGATCATCGCCTGCAACAACGCTATGGTGAAGCCTTTACCCTGGTAAAACAACGGACTTCTATTATTCCTTTTCAAGCAATTATTGACGGTCGTCAATCTCTCAAATGGGTAGAATTTCTGCGTCCTGCCTATTTAGGAGTTGCTATTTTTGTCGGGTTACTTTGGTGGTTGCACCCCCTGTTGCTAGTAGCAACCAATAAGATATCATGGTAA
- a CDS encoding serine/threonine-protein kinase, translated as MEVYCTRPRCPRPQNHFADLDNDTTLKTTQQKYCISCGMPLMLDGRYVPIKLLGRGGFGAAFLARDRRIPGMRQCVVKQFQPAGNLTATQLQLAQQLFEREADVLAQLGNEHEQIPDLFAFFPVTVQSLQPGQEDQFFYLVQEYIDGQNLEEELVQKGSFSETEILEVLQEILQVLKFVHHKGIIHRDIKPSNIMRRRDGKIFLLDFGAVKQVTTAPASATGASTGIFSMGFAPPEQMAGRQVFPSTDLYALAVTAITLLTGKEAGDLFDAYSNQWQWRSQVNISPYLAEILDKMLLPAANQRFQSAQEVLDVLLVSQQPKVIPPTILPKPPVTTATPATPTTHPVVTRRSSTIRAFSTLELLGGAAFSGFEGALIAIALFSFLRHPIITLSLCALILGVLIFAQTRRWIEGKDLLIIPVITFPLIFFIPLLRGGLQIQQVIVLALAAALLAMALTALFRLIYRLLSLIL; from the coding sequence ATGGAAGTTTATTGCACTCGTCCACGCTGTCCGCGCCCACAAAATCATTTTGCAGATTTAGATAATGACACGACGCTGAAAACAACTCAGCAAAAATACTGCATCAGTTGTGGAATGCCACTCATGCTAGATGGTCGATATGTACCAATTAAGCTGTTAGGAAGGGGAGGTTTTGGCGCGGCATTTTTAGCACGCGATCGCCGAATACCGGGAATGCGTCAATGCGTAGTTAAACAATTTCAACCCGCCGGCAATTTAACAGCAACTCAACTACAACTAGCACAACAGTTATTTGAAAGAGAGGCAGATGTTTTAGCGCAATTAGGTAATGAACATGAACAAATACCTGACCTATTTGCCTTCTTTCCAGTTACAGTCCAAAGTTTACAACCAGGGCAAGAAGACCAGTTTTTTTACTTGGTTCAAGAATATATTGATGGACAAAATCTTGAAGAAGAATTAGTTCAAAAAGGTAGCTTTTCAGAAACAGAAATTTTGGAAGTATTGCAAGAAATTCTCCAAGTACTCAAGTTTGTTCATCACAAAGGTATCATCCATCGAGATATCAAACCATCTAACATTATGCGTCGTCGTGACGGCAAAATCTTCTTGCTAGACTTTGGTGCAGTTAAGCAAGTCACCACCGCTCCTGCGAGCGCTACTGGTGCTTCTACAGGTATATTTTCTATGGGATTTGCGCCTCCTGAACAAATGGCTGGGCGTCAAGTCTTTCCATCCACAGACTTGTATGCTTTGGCTGTGACGGCGATCACATTACTGACAGGTAAAGAAGCAGGGGATTTATTTGATGCTTATAGTAATCAATGGCAATGGCGATCGCAAGTGAATATCAGCCCTTATCTAGCTGAGATTTTAGATAAAATGCTCCTCCCCGCCGCCAATCAACGTTTTCAGTCAGCCCAAGAAGTCTTAGATGTCTTACTGGTCAGCCAACAACCAAAAGTTATTCCGCCAACAATACTGCCCAAACCTCCAGTCACAACAGCAACACCAGCAACACCAACAACTCATCCTGTTGTCACCCGCAGATCATCAACCATACGTGCATTTTCCACATTAGAATTATTAGGTGGGGCTGCCTTTAGTGGATTTGAAGGTGCATTGATAGCGATCGCTCTTTTCAGTTTCCTCCGTCACCCCATCATCACACTTAGTCTCTGTGCCCTAATTTTGGGAGTGCTGATTTTTGCTCAAACACGGCGGTGGATTGAAGGCAAGGATTTATTAATTATTCCTGTAATTACTTTTCCTCTTATCTTTTTTATACCCTTGTTACGTGGTGGACTCCAAATTCAGCAAGTCATCGTCCTCGCGTTAGCAGCCGCATTATTAGCTATGGCACTGACAGCTTTATTTCGCCTAATTTATAGACTGCTTTCTTTGATTTTATGA
- a CDS encoding type II toxin-antitoxin system RelE family toxin, translating into MKSRTTAQFRKAFANLPKQVQQQAREAYRQFKQDPWHPSLRFKQVHPILPIYSARVSKSYRAVGVRNESGIVWFWIGIHADYDKLLSEL; encoded by the coding sequence GTGAAATCCAGAACAACGGCTCAGTTTCGCAAAGCATTTGCTAATCTTCCCAAACAGGTTCAGCAACAAGCACGAGAAGCCTATCGACAGTTTAAGCAAGATCCCTGGCATCCTAGCCTGCGTTTCAAGCAAGTGCATCCTATCTTACCTATCTACTCTGCCCGTGTTAGCAAAAGTTATCGCGCTGTTGGTGTGCGAAACGAAAGCGGGATTGTCTGGTTTTGGATTGGTATCCATGCAGATTATGACAAACTGCTTTCTGAGTTATAG
- the ndhD1 gene encoding photosynthetic/respiratory NAD(P)H-quinone oxidoreductase subunit D1, whose product MNTANFPWLTTIILFPIAASLLIPIIPDKDGKTVRWYSLVVGLIDFALIVYAFYTGYDFSNPDLQLVESYAWLPQLNLNWSVGADGLSMPLIILTGFITTLAILAAWPVTLKPRLFYFLFLAMYGGQIAVFAVQDLLLFFLAWELELVPIYFLLSIWGGKKRQYAATKFILYTAGGSLFILLAALTMGFYGGTTTFDMRELALKNFSLNFQLAVYAGFLIAYAVKLPIIPLHTWLPDAHGEATAPVHMLLAGILLKMGGYALIRMNAQMLPDAHAYFAPVLVVLGVVNIIYAALTSFAQRNLKRKIAYSSISHMGFVTIGIASFTDLGLSGAMLQMVSHGLIGASLFFLVGATYDRTHTLMLDEMGGVGKRMSKIFAMFTACSMASLALPGMSGFVAELMVFVGFVTSDAYNFTFKVIVVFLMAVGVILTPIYLLSMLREIFYGQENEELVSHQALIDAEPREVFIIACLLIPIIGIGFYPKLLTQMYDATTVQLTARLRDSVPALAENKAAPEISLSAPTISN is encoded by the coding sequence ATGAATACAGCTAATTTCCCGTGGCTGACAACGATTATTTTGTTCCCGATAGCAGCCTCACTGCTGATTCCCATCATCCCGGATAAAGACGGCAAAACAGTGCGCTGGTATTCCCTCGTTGTAGGGTTAATCGATTTTGCACTGATTGTTTATGCTTTTTATACTGGTTATGACTTCTCCAATCCAGATTTGCAGTTGGTAGAGAGTTACGCTTGGCTACCACAACTGAATTTGAATTGGTCGGTAGGGGCAGATGGTTTGTCAATGCCTCTCATTATCCTGACCGGATTCATTACTACGCTGGCGATTTTAGCAGCTTGGCCTGTCACCCTCAAGCCCAGGCTGTTTTATTTCCTGTTTCTGGCGATGTATGGCGGTCAAATAGCCGTGTTCGCTGTCCAGGATTTACTGTTATTTTTCCTGGCGTGGGAACTGGAATTAGTCCCGATATACTTTCTGTTGTCGATTTGGGGAGGCAAAAAGCGACAATACGCAGCGACTAAGTTTATTTTATACACTGCAGGTGGATCGCTGTTTATTTTGCTGGCTGCGCTGACGATGGGATTTTATGGCGGTACGACGACGTTTGACATGCGAGAACTCGCACTGAAAAACTTCTCTCTCAATTTCCAACTAGCGGTATATGCTGGTTTTTTAATTGCTTACGCCGTCAAATTGCCGATTATTCCCCTTCATACCTGGCTACCAGATGCCCACGGTGAAGCTACAGCCCCTGTGCACATGTTACTGGCAGGTATTCTGCTGAAAATGGGCGGTTATGCCTTAATTCGCATGAATGCCCAGATGCTTCCTGATGCTCACGCTTATTTTGCGCCAGTTTTAGTCGTTTTGGGGGTAGTTAATATTATCTATGCTGCTCTCACATCCTTTGCCCAGCGCAACTTGAAGCGGAAAATTGCCTACTCTTCAATTTCCCATATGGGCTTTGTCACCATTGGGATTGCTTCTTTCACAGATTTGGGATTGAGTGGAGCCATGTTACAAATGGTTTCCCACGGGTTGATAGGAGCAAGTTTGTTCTTCTTGGTGGGTGCAACTTATGACCGGACACACACCCTGATGTTAGATGAAATGGGTGGTGTTGGTAAGAGAATGTCGAAGATTTTTGCCATGTTCACCGCCTGTTCTATGGCTTCTTTAGCTTTGCCTGGGATGAGTGGTTTTGTGGCGGAGTTAATGGTGTTTGTCGGTTTTGTCACCAGTGATGCTTATAACTTTACATTTAAAGTTATCGTGGTGTTTTTGATGGCTGTTGGGGTGATTTTAACTCCGATTTATCTGCTATCAATGTTGCGGGAAATTTTCTACGGTCAGGAGAACGAAGAATTAGTTTCTCACCAAGCTTTGATAGATGCTGAACCCCGCGAAGTGTTTATCATTGCTTGTTTGTTAATACCTATCATTGGTATTGGTTTCTATCCCAAGTTGCTGACTCAAATGTATGACGCAACAACAGTGCAATTAACTGCAAGATTGCGTGATTCAGTGCCGGCTTTGGCAGAGAATAAAGCAGCACCAGAGATTTCTTTGAGTGCGCCGACAATTAGTAATTAG
- a CDS encoding LysR family transcriptional regulator, protein MSDLPFTLDQLRILKAIAVEGSFKRAADSLYVSQPAVSLQVQNLERQLDVPLFDRGGRRAQLTEAGHLLLNYGEKILSLCQETCRAIEDLQNLQGGTLIVGASQTTGTYLLPRMIGLFRQKYPDVAVQLHVHSTRRTAWSVANGQVDLAIIGGEIPGELAESLEIISYAEDELALILPVFHPFAKLETIQKEDLYKLQFIALDSQSTIRKVIDQVLARCEIDTRRFKVEMELNSIEAIKNAVQSGLGAAFVSTSAIAKELQMGVLHCAVIEGVVVKRTLWLIFNPNRYRSKAAEAFSQEILPQFATPGWNQNVLKLAQKNLVVSTLDAVTPNSADNS, encoded by the coding sequence ATGTCTGACCTTCCTTTCACTTTAGATCAGTTACGTATTCTCAAAGCGATCGCCGTAGAAGGGAGCTTCAAGCGGGCCGCTGATAGTCTCTATGTCTCCCAACCAGCTGTTAGTTTACAGGTTCAAAATCTCGAACGGCAGCTGGATGTCCCTTTATTTGACCGTGGTGGACGTCGCGCCCAATTAACCGAAGCCGGGCATCTACTTCTGAACTACGGTGAAAAAATTCTCAGTCTGTGTCAGGAAACCTGCCGCGCTATTGAGGATTTGCAAAATCTTCAAGGCGGAACTTTAATTGTCGGTGCTTCTCAAACCACCGGCACTTATCTTTTGCCGCGCATGATTGGGTTGTTTCGCCAAAAATACCCCGATGTCGCAGTGCAATTACATGTCCACTCGACTCGCCGCACTGCTTGGAGTGTCGCTAACGGACAAGTGGATCTCGCAATCATTGGTGGTGAGATTCCCGGCGAATTAGCGGAATCTTTGGAAATAATTTCCTATGCCGAAGATGAACTAGCACTGATTTTACCTGTGTTTCATCCTTTTGCTAAACTCGAAACCATCCAAAAAGAAGACCTTTATAAACTCCAGTTCATCGCCCTCGATTCCCAGTCCACTATCCGCAAGGTAATTGACCAAGTGCTAGCACGCTGTGAGATTGATACTAGACGGTTTAAAGTGGAAATGGAATTGAATTCTATTGAAGCAATTAAAAATGCTGTGCAATCTGGTTTAGGCGCCGCCTTTGTTTCTACCTCCGCTATTGCCAAGGAGTTACAGATGGGCGTGCTGCATTGTGCCGTCATTGAAGGTGTTGTTGTCAAGCGGACACTATGGCTGATTTTCAATCCCAACCGTTACCGCTCCAAGGCTGCAGAAGCTTTCAGCCAAGAAATTTTACCCCAGTTTGCCACCCCCGGGTGGAACCAAAATGTGTTAAAATTGGCACAAAAAAATTTAGTGGTCAGTACCTTAGATGCAGTAACACCGAACTCCGCTGACAACAGCTAA
- a CDS encoding NAD(P)H-quinone oxidoreductase subunit 5, whose translation MEVIYQYAWLIPVLPLLGAMLVGLGLISLNQVTNRLRQLNAVVIISLMGAAMGLSIALLWSQIQGHAPYIRTLEWAAAGNFHLSMGYTIDHLTALMLVIVTTVAVLVMVYTDGYMAHDPGYVRFYAYLSLFGSSMLGLVVSPNLVQIYIFWELVGMCSYLLVGFWYDRKSAADAAQKAFVTNRVGDFGLLLGILGLFWATGSFDFTVMGDRLSQLVESGSVSNFLAVLLAILVFLGPVAKSAQFPLHVWLPDAMEGPTPISALIHAATMVAAGVFLIARMYPVFEHVPAAMNVIAFTGAFTAFLGASIAITQNDIKKGLAYSTISQLGYMVMAMGIGSYSAGLFHLMTHAYFKAMLFLGSGSVIHGMEGVVGHDPVLAQDMRLMGGLRKYMPVTGFTFLIGCLAISGIPPFAGFWSKDEILGKAFEANPFLWLIGWLTAGITAFYMFRMYFSTFEGKFRGTDQKIKEKLKKAATIVLELESEAPAPVFGPGAMKHGELAATGGHHDSHGHHSDTPHESPWTMTLPLAVLAIPSILIGLVGTPYANYFEEFIFPPTETLSEVLEKAAEFNPTEFYIMAGASIGISLIGITLASLMYLRGKIDPAAIAAKIKPLYELSLNKWYFDDIYHRVFVLGLRRLARQVMEVDFRVVDGAVNLTGFFTLVSGEGLKYLENGRAQFYALIVFGAVLGLVIVFGIT comes from the coding sequence ATGGAAGTAATCTATCAATATGCCTGGCTGATCCCTGTATTACCTCTATTAGGGGCGATGCTAGTCGGTCTAGGGTTAATCTCGTTAAATCAGGTGACTAACCGCCTGCGACAGCTGAACGCTGTAGTGATTATCTCCCTAATGGGAGCAGCGATGGGGCTGTCGATCGCCTTGCTGTGGAGTCAAATTCAAGGACATGCACCTTACATCCGCACCCTAGAATGGGCAGCAGCAGGTAATTTTCATCTGAGCATGGGCTACACAATTGACCACCTGACAGCTTTGATGCTGGTAATTGTGACAACGGTAGCCGTCTTAGTCATGGTCTACACCGATGGCTACATGGCTCACGATCCAGGATATGTCAGGTTTTACGCCTATCTGAGCTTGTTTGGTTCCTCAATGTTGGGTCTGGTTGTCAGCCCCAACTTGGTGCAGATTTATATCTTCTGGGAACTGGTGGGGATGTGCTCCTACTTGCTGGTCGGATTTTGGTACGATCGCAAATCAGCAGCCGACGCCGCACAAAAGGCTTTCGTCACCAACCGCGTCGGTGACTTTGGTCTATTATTGGGCATTTTGGGGCTATTCTGGGCAACAGGCAGCTTTGACTTTACCGTCATGGGCGATCGCCTTTCACAACTCGTAGAATCGGGTTCTGTGAGCAATTTCCTCGCCGTCCTGTTGGCGATTTTAGTGTTCCTAGGCCCGGTGGCAAAATCTGCCCAATTTCCCCTCCATGTCTGGCTACCAGACGCAATGGAAGGCCCCACCCCCATTTCTGCCCTAATTCATGCCGCAACAATGGTGGCTGCAGGCGTGTTTCTCATCGCCCGCATGTACCCTGTATTTGAGCATGTACCAGCGGCAATGAATGTCATTGCCTTTACCGGGGCTTTTACAGCGTTTTTGGGAGCATCCATCGCTATTACCCAAAACGACATCAAAAAGGGTCTAGCCTACTCCACCATCTCTCAACTGGGCTACATGGTGATGGCTATGGGCATCGGTTCCTACAGCGCTGGATTATTCCACCTCATGACCCATGCCTATTTCAAGGCCATGCTATTCTTGGGTTCTGGTTCCGTGATTCACGGTATGGAAGGAGTTGTCGGTCATGACCCTGTGTTAGCGCAGGATATGCGCTTGATGGGGGGACTGCGAAAGTATATGCCTGTCACAGGGTTTACCTTCCTCATCGGCTGTTTAGCTATTTCTGGGATTCCTCCTTTTGCTGGTTTCTGGTCAAAAGACGAAATCTTGGGTAAGGCTTTTGAAGCTAATCCTTTCCTTTGGTTAATTGGCTGGTTAACTGCTGGCATTACGGCTTTTTACATGTTTAGAATGTATTTCTCAACATTTGAAGGCAAATTCCGGGGCACTGACCAGAAAATCAAAGAAAAACTGAAGAAAGCAGCGACAATTGTCTTGGAATTAGAGTCAGAAGCACCAGCACCAGTTTTTGGCCCCGGAGCCATGAAACACGGTGAGTTGGCTGCAACTGGTGGACATCATGACTCCCACGGTCATCACAGTGATACTCCCCATGAATCACCGTGGACAATGACTCTACCTTTAGCAGTTTTGGCGATTCCCTCGATTCTGATTGGATTGGTAGGAACTCCCTATGCTAACTATTTTGAGGAGTTTATCTTCCCTCCCACGGAAACCCTCAGCGAAGTTCTAGAAAAAGCTGCCGAGTTTAACCCGACAGAGTTTTATATCATGGCGGGGGCTTCTATTGGGATTTCCTTGATTGGGATTACCCTAGCTTCCTTGATGTATTTGCGCGGTAAGATTGACCCCGCGGCGATCGCTGCTAAAATCAAGCCGTTGTATGAGCTATCACTCAACAAGTGGTACTTTGATGACATTTATCATCGTGTCTTTGTTCTCGGCCTGCGTCGTCTAGCTAGACAAGTGATGGAAGTTGACTTCCGTGTCGTTGATGGTGCTGTTAACCTCACCGGCTTCTTTACACTAGTCAGTGGTGAAGGTTTGAAATATCTAGAAAACGGTCGCGCTCAATTCTATGCCTTGATTGTCTTTGGCGCTGTTTTGGGCTTAGTGATTGTCTTTGGTATCACCTAG
- a CDS encoding DUF29 domain-containing protein yields the protein MSATEPADFNLWSNITAQLLREHRWQEIDLEYLIAEVEDLGKSEQRAIVSQLIRLLLHLLKWQYQPQRRSDSWLDSITDARTQIELAIQDSPSLKNHPTKQLDQSYQKARQQAAKQTGILISVFPEKCAYSLELVLNEDWFPEANESIFS from the coding sequence ATGAGCGCAACTGAGCCAGCAGATTTTAATTTGTGGAGCAACATAACAGCCCAACTATTGCGAGAGCATCGCTGGCAAGAAATTGATTTAGAATATCTAATCGCAGAGGTTGAAGATTTGGGCAAAAGCGAACAACGAGCAATTGTTAGTCAATTAATTCGCTTGCTTTTACATCTGCTTAAGTGGCAATATCAACCACAGCGCCGCTCAGATAGTTGGCTAGATTCTATCACTGACGCTCGTACCCAAATTGAGTTAGCTATTCAAGATAGTCCTAGTCTAAAAAATCACCCTACAAAACAACTAGACCAAAGCTACCAAAAAGCACGTCAGCAAGCAGCCAAACAAACAGGAATATTAATTTCTGTGTTTCCCGAAAAGTGTGCATATTCTTTAGAGTTAGTATTAAATGAAGACTGGTTTCCAGAAGCAAACGAGTCTATTTTTTCATAA